The genomic stretch TTTGATTCTGCCCGCGACAAAAGTTTTTTTGCAATTAAAAACCAGGAACTTGTGCGTATACAATGGGGTAAATGGAACCAAGAGAGGGTGGACTATCCTGTGGATTTATTCCGACAGCAGCACAACATTATAGCGTATTATCCTCTGTTTCCCGAACGGAAAGACCTGTTCGTGCTTGCACAGGGTGCGATTCATATGCAGGAAGCAACCAGTAACTCAGGGCGGGACATATACTTTTCTTCAAAAACCGGACAGGTATATCCAGGCAACATGATCAAGACTGTCAATGGAGGTTTGTTTTTTGCGGACCGAGAGAGGAGAAACCTTTATTTCTCCGATATGTGTGAGGCGCAGGATGGTTTTTATGCTGAACATGTCTTTGGACCAACTGCCTACCCATCCCCTAGTTTTTGCGTTGATGCCAAAGGAATTGTATATGCGGCTGAGAGCGTCAGCCAAAGATTGCATGTTGTCCTCCCTGACTCTCACTGGAATTGTATTTCTTGCGGAAAACACAGCGCCGAAAGATCTCAGGACATGCGCTGTCCTTTTTGTGGGGCAGAATTACCAGAAATTGGGGAAAAATATCGTTTATGGTTTGATATTGATTTGAGTGGAATCGGCACCGAGATTGGACCTATCCATGTTGATGCTGACTTAAGATTGTATGTTGTTACAGAAGGGAAAAACCTGTTTGAACTGCCATTACAAAAAAATGACTTTTGGGGAACTGCACCATAAATTAAGCCAGTTCATTTTATCTCCAATCACCCAATATAATAAAAGGTGACCAGAAATATGGGTTGGCGTACTCTTCTTTCGCCTTGACTGCCTGCATAGCCAATTGCAGGGCATGTGTTTTAGTGCGTCTATTTTTTACGTAGTGCCAGTAGAAGTTCTCCATCAAATAGCAGGTTGAAGCATCTGCTACCTGCCAAAGACTAGCCATTATAGAAGCTGTGCCGGCGTAAAACAGGCCGCGGCTCAGGCCTATAAGCTCATCCGCAATAGTAAACTGGTTGAGTCCTGATTCACAGGCGCTCATGGTAACCAGAGAGCTTTCTAATTTTTGGCTGAAAAAATCCAGTATGGTTGTTCTACGGTTACTACCAGCCTCTGGCGGAATATCGATTCCAGAAAGGAAAGGAAACTCCCCATTAAAACTTCCATGGCAAGCGAAGTGAACGACATCGAACTGCTTTTGCGCTGTTCGCTTAAAATAGGCATCAGTATTTTTGTACACTTCGGACTTTGGATAAAATGCCCCTGCAAGAAGATCGGCCTCCTTATCAACATAAGGGAGGTCCCCATTGTTTTTCGCCAGAATCAGGGCACTATCACGACTCGTTCTTTCTTTCTTCATGCAGGAAGCCAAAATTGAAGCGGTCGGGGTTACGCATATTTCGATCTTATCGATAAGATAAAGTTTATCTTTTTGACAGTATAGCGACTGAAAGGGGAAATAATGCCAAAATAGATGGGGAGATATTATAAGACGTTTAGCACGATTAATATGCTCAGAAAAAGGCTCAATGAGAAAATCATAAAAATGTGTTAATGGTGCCCGAATTTGTCGGATGAAATCGTGGGATCGTATATCGAGATGTTTGCTCTCCTTGATATTATTAATCAACAGGTATATGTCTTCAGATGATTGTCTGGCTGACTGTGTAACTTTTGTAGTCAAAATTTGACCGGTGTTGCCAATCAGA from Desulfobulbaceae bacterium encodes the following:
- a CDS encoding CHAT domain-containing protein, translating into NDEAFEYIERAKSRALLELLTANINYLEILEKDSITFQRASKLLQEIEEIQNSLDSANKKEAEDGDWDQERKASLDKHIVAKDLLDGLEQKQRRLAEMLSDLATFSPDAASLFQVVPSRILDTQKILDSETLLLGMYQSENSLELFLIGNTGQILTTKVTQSARQSSEDIYLLINNIKESKHLDIRSHDFIRQIRAPLTHFYDFLIEPFSEHINRAKRLIISPHLFWHYFPFQSLYCQKDKLYLIDKIEICVTPTASILASCMKKERTSRDSALILAKNNGDLPYVDKEADLLAGAFYPKSEVYKNTDAYFKRTAQKQFDVVHFACHGSFNGEFPFLSGIDIPPEAGSNRRTTILDFFSQKLESSLVTMSACESGLNQFTIADELIGLSRGLFYAGTASIMASLWQVADASTCYLMENFYWHYVKNRRTKTHALQLAMQAVKAKEEYANPYFWSPFIILGDWR